A genomic segment from Osmerus mordax isolate fOsmMor3 chromosome 5, fOsmMor3.pri, whole genome shotgun sequence encodes:
- the dync2li1 gene encoding cytoplasmic dynein 2 light intermediate chain 1 isoform X2 — protein sequence MPKISDTLWDLAAAEVCSRETGSAEEDGKDERTLFIERTVFFMGNKAGGKTSILLRCLERDEAPKPTLALEYTFGRRARGHNTPKDIVHLWELGGGTSLSELVQIPITANNVRALSVVLVLDLSKPNSMWGTMERLLQATRAQVEKACSQPHRTGESQASSKHQAPNNPPRVLPKDHPDRELIDPFPVPLLIVGTKFDIFQDFDSEKRKAICKTLRFIAHYYGASLIFTSSKSESLMSKTKSFFTHLAFGAERSKSVSCDTSKPLIVPVGMDSLGQIGSPPTPDVNIGSLHARNPLDLWKKVFEQIFPPESNSDHKELKDPARDPQYSEPQIDAMRIQKDQELEQYKRNASKSWKGLQLDS from the exons ATGCCAAAGATAAG TGACACGTTGTGGGATTTGGCAGCCGCAGAAGTTTGTAGTCGGGAGACTGGGTCGGCAGAGGAGGATGGCAAGGACGAGAGGACACTTTTCATAGAGAGGACAGTTTTCTTTATGGGAAATAAGGCCGGG GGTAAAACCTCGATCTTACTGAGATGCCTTGAACG GGATGAAGCTCCGAAACCCACGCTAGCTCTCGAGTACACTTTTGGCAGACGGGCGCGAGGACACAACACA CCTAAAGACATTGTCCACCTCTGGGAGCTGGGTGGAGGTACTTCCCTATCAGAGCTGGTTCAGATTCCCATCACGGCTAACAATGTCAG GGCTTTGTCAGTGGTCCTGGTCCTTGACCTGTCCAAACCCAACTCCATGTGGGGAACCATGGAGAGGCTGCTGCAAGCGACTCGTGCCCAGGTAGAGAAAGCCTGCTCCCAGccacacaggacaggagagtCCCAGGCTAGCTCCAAGCATCAGGCCCCGAACAATCCCCCGCGAGTCCTCCCTAAAGACCACCCT GACAGGGAGTTGATTGACCCATTCCCAGTGCCACTGTTGATAGTTGGCACCAAGTTTGATATCTTTCAG GACTTTGACTCTGAGAAGAGGAAGGCGATCTGCAAGACCCTAAGGTTTATTGCTCACTACTACGGAGCATCTCTCATA TTCACCAGCAGCAAGTCAGAGAGCCTGATGTCTAAAACCAAGAGTTTCTTCACACACCTTGCTTTTGGAGCTGAGAGAAG CAAGTCAGTGTCATGTGACACCAGTAAGCCCTTGATCGTCCCTGTTGGAATGGATTCTCTCGGCCAGATAG GTTCACCCCCTACGCCAGATGTGAATATTGGGTCCCTTCATGCCAGAaaccctctggatctgtggaagaAGGTGTTTGAGCAAATTTTCCCACCTGAG AGCAACAGTGACCATAAGGAGCTGAAAGATCCAGCCAGGGACCCCCAGTACAGTGAACCCCAGATAGATGCCATGAGGATCCAGAAAGATCAG GAACTGGAGCAGTACAAGAGGAACGCCTCAAAGTCCTGGAAGGGATTACAGCTGGACTCCTAA
- the LOC136942757 gene encoding gastrula zinc finger protein XlCGF57.1-like, which translates to MMESSRDSMNYFHRSDPQPLTVPAISEKVHPEQHRDDKSPIPQDLNKELQDLVVIKQEEEEVSLWSCQREAQLQRQQDVNAESGHAEDQAHSSHVNVGGEEHLYKLSQPSSCTAEQMKPNFGEAPQENESTRETLFVISPAFSAVQSQKVESVDEKKPYICTVCGKCFSHTANMRNHMRVHTGEKPYSCKECGKRFIEAGNRNTHMRIHTGEKPFPCIVCGKWFRHRSGVNMHMKIHTGDKVYACKVCGKTFTESGNLTTHMRIHTQENPYPCTICGRTFRHKSSMKIHMRVHTGEKPYGCTECGKRFIEAGNMNTHMRIHTGEKPFPCIVCGKWFRYRSGVNKHMKIHTGQKGYACKVCGRAFTESGNLTTHMRTHTQENPKAS; encoded by the exons ATGATGGAAAGCAGTCGCGACTCCATGAACTATTTTCATAGATCTG ATCCCCAGCCGCTCACAGTTCCTGCTATCTCTGAGAAGGTACACCCTGAGCAGCATCGAGATGACAAGAGCCCCATACCTCAAGACCTAAACAAGGAGCTCCAAGATCTCGTAGTGattaaacaggaagaggaagaagtgtCACTCTGGAGCTGCCAGAGAGAAGCTCAGCTTCAAAGACAGCAGGATGTCAATGCAGAAAGTGGCCATGCAGAAGACCAAGCTCATTCTTCACATGTTAATGTGGGAGGTGAAGAACACTTATACAAACTATCTCAGCCCAGTAGCTGCACAGCTGAGCAGATGAAACCAAACTTTGGAGAGGCACCCCAGGAAAACGAATCGACCCGTGAGACGCTCTTTGTAATAAGTCCTGCCTTTTCTGCAGTTCAGAGTCAAAAAGTTGAAAGTGTTGATGAGAAGAAGCCATATATTTGTACTGTTTGTGGTAAATGTTTTAGCCACACAGCTAACATGAGAAACCACATGCGGGTTCATACTGGTGAGAAACCTTATAGCTGCAAAGAATGTGGCAAAAGATTTATCGAGGCGGGAAATCGGAATACTCATATGAGGATTCATACAGGGGAGAAACCATTTCCATGTATTGTATGTGGGAAGTGGTTTCGTCATAGGTCTGGTGTGAACATGCATATGAAGATTCACACTGGTGATAAAGTATATGCTTGTAAAGTATGTGGCAAAACTTTTACAGAGTCTGGAAATCTGACAACTCACATGAGGatccacacacaggagaacccGTATCCATGTACTATATGTGGGAGGACCTTTCGACATAAGTCTAGTATGAAAATACAC ATGCGGGTTCATACTGGTGAGAAACCTTATGGCTGCACAGAATGTGGCAAAAGATTTATCGAGGCTGGAAATATGAATACTCATATGAGGATTCATACAGGGGAGAAACCATTTCCATGTATTGTATGCGGGAAGTGGTTTCGTTATAGGTCTGGCGTGAACAAGCACATGAAGATACATACTGGACAAAAAGGATATGCCTGTAAAGTTTGTGGTAGAGCTTTTACGGAGTCTGGAAATCTGACAACTCACATGAGgacccacacacaggagaaccc GAAGGCCAGTTAA
- the dync2li1 gene encoding cytoplasmic dynein 2 light intermediate chain 1 isoform X1 codes for MPKISSDTLWDLAAAEVCSRETGSAEEDGKDERTLFIERTVFFMGNKAGGKTSILLRCLERDEAPKPTLALEYTFGRRARGHNTPKDIVHLWELGGGTSLSELVQIPITANNVRALSVVLVLDLSKPNSMWGTMERLLQATRAQVEKACSQPHRTGESQASSKHQAPNNPPRVLPKDHPDRELIDPFPVPLLIVGTKFDIFQDFDSEKRKAICKTLRFIAHYYGASLIFTSSKSESLMSKTKSFFTHLAFGAERSKSVSCDTSKPLIVPVGMDSLGQIGSPPTPDVNIGSLHARNPLDLWKKVFEQIFPPESNSDHKELKDPARDPQYSEPQIDAMRIQKDQELEQYKRNASKSWKGLQLDS; via the exons ATGCCAAAGATAAG CAGTGACACGTTGTGGGATTTGGCAGCCGCAGAAGTTTGTAGTCGGGAGACTGGGTCGGCAGAGGAGGATGGCAAGGACGAGAGGACACTTTTCATAGAGAGGACAGTTTTCTTTATGGGAAATAAGGCCGGG GGTAAAACCTCGATCTTACTGAGATGCCTTGAACG GGATGAAGCTCCGAAACCCACGCTAGCTCTCGAGTACACTTTTGGCAGACGGGCGCGAGGACACAACACA CCTAAAGACATTGTCCACCTCTGGGAGCTGGGTGGAGGTACTTCCCTATCAGAGCTGGTTCAGATTCCCATCACGGCTAACAATGTCAG GGCTTTGTCAGTGGTCCTGGTCCTTGACCTGTCCAAACCCAACTCCATGTGGGGAACCATGGAGAGGCTGCTGCAAGCGACTCGTGCCCAGGTAGAGAAAGCCTGCTCCCAGccacacaggacaggagagtCCCAGGCTAGCTCCAAGCATCAGGCCCCGAACAATCCCCCGCGAGTCCTCCCTAAAGACCACCCT GACAGGGAGTTGATTGACCCATTCCCAGTGCCACTGTTGATAGTTGGCACCAAGTTTGATATCTTTCAG GACTTTGACTCTGAGAAGAGGAAGGCGATCTGCAAGACCCTAAGGTTTATTGCTCACTACTACGGAGCATCTCTCATA TTCACCAGCAGCAAGTCAGAGAGCCTGATGTCTAAAACCAAGAGTTTCTTCACACACCTTGCTTTTGGAGCTGAGAGAAG CAAGTCAGTGTCATGTGACACCAGTAAGCCCTTGATCGTCCCTGTTGGAATGGATTCTCTCGGCCAGATAG GTTCACCCCCTACGCCAGATGTGAATATTGGGTCCCTTCATGCCAGAaaccctctggatctgtggaagaAGGTGTTTGAGCAAATTTTCCCACCTGAG AGCAACAGTGACCATAAGGAGCTGAAAGATCCAGCCAGGGACCCCCAGTACAGTGAACCCCAGATAGATGCCATGAGGATCCAGAAAGATCAG GAACTGGAGCAGTACAAGAGGAACGCCTCAAAGTCCTGGAAGGGATTACAGCTGGACTCCTAA
- the dync2li1 gene encoding cytoplasmic dynein 2 light intermediate chain 1 isoform X3 produces MPKISSDTLWDLAAAEVCSRETGSAEEDGKDERTLFIERTVFFMGNKAGGKTSILLRCLERDEAPKPTLALEYTFGRRARGHNTPKDIVHLWELGGGTSLSELVQIPITANNVRALSVVLVLDLSKPNSMWGTMERLLQATRAQVEKACSQPHRTGESQASSKHQAPNNPPRVLPKDHPDFDSEKRKAICKTLRFIAHYYGASLIFTSSKSESLMSKTKSFFTHLAFGAERSKSVSCDTSKPLIVPVGMDSLGQIGSPPTPDVNIGSLHARNPLDLWKKVFEQIFPPESNSDHKELKDPARDPQYSEPQIDAMRIQKDQELEQYKRNASKSWKGLQLDS; encoded by the exons ATGCCAAAGATAAG CAGTGACACGTTGTGGGATTTGGCAGCCGCAGAAGTTTGTAGTCGGGAGACTGGGTCGGCAGAGGAGGATGGCAAGGACGAGAGGACACTTTTCATAGAGAGGACAGTTTTCTTTATGGGAAATAAGGCCGGG GGTAAAACCTCGATCTTACTGAGATGCCTTGAACG GGATGAAGCTCCGAAACCCACGCTAGCTCTCGAGTACACTTTTGGCAGACGGGCGCGAGGACACAACACA CCTAAAGACATTGTCCACCTCTGGGAGCTGGGTGGAGGTACTTCCCTATCAGAGCTGGTTCAGATTCCCATCACGGCTAACAATGTCAG GGCTTTGTCAGTGGTCCTGGTCCTTGACCTGTCCAAACCCAACTCCATGTGGGGAACCATGGAGAGGCTGCTGCAAGCGACTCGTGCCCAGGTAGAGAAAGCCTGCTCCCAGccacacaggacaggagagtCCCAGGCTAGCTCCAAGCATCAGGCCCCGAACAATCCCCCGCGAGTCCTCCCTAAAGACCACCCT GACTTTGACTCTGAGAAGAGGAAGGCGATCTGCAAGACCCTAAGGTTTATTGCTCACTACTACGGAGCATCTCTCATA TTCACCAGCAGCAAGTCAGAGAGCCTGATGTCTAAAACCAAGAGTTTCTTCACACACCTTGCTTTTGGAGCTGAGAGAAG CAAGTCAGTGTCATGTGACACCAGTAAGCCCTTGATCGTCCCTGTTGGAATGGATTCTCTCGGCCAGATAG GTTCACCCCCTACGCCAGATGTGAATATTGGGTCCCTTCATGCCAGAaaccctctggatctgtggaagaAGGTGTTTGAGCAAATTTTCCCACCTGAG AGCAACAGTGACCATAAGGAGCTGAAAGATCCAGCCAGGGACCCCCAGTACAGTGAACCCCAGATAGATGCCATGAGGATCCAGAAAGATCAG GAACTGGAGCAGTACAAGAGGAACGCCTCAAAGTCCTGGAAGGGATTACAGCTGGACTCCTAA